Part of the Tissierellales bacterium genome, AAAAATAGACACCCCACGGTGTCTTTTTTAATACCCGAAAGGAGGTGATGCAAATGAATCTACAAACAGCACAAAGAATGTTAGACAAATGGATTGAAGCTGAAGAAAAGGTAATGAGTGGTCAAAGTTACAGTATGGGTTCTAGATCATTGACTCATGCAAATCTCAATGAAATTGGAAACAGAATCAAATTTTATCAAAGAGAAGTGGGAAAACTAAAGAATAGAGGCAGAAGCAGAGTGCGATATGTTGTACCAAAGTAGGGAGGGAGCGTGTTGAGTTTTAGAGAATTCAAAGGAAGGCTAAAAAAGAGCTTTCAAGTGCTTACCAATAGTGGATATTCAGAGCATGGTGCTAGTTATGTGAAAAAGGCACTTCAAGGCTGGATTACTTCTATCGGAAGTACGAAAACAGACATAGATGACAATCTCGAAACGCTAAGGGAAAGGTCGCGCGATCTTTATATGGGTGGTGCATCTATAGCGACTGGTGCACTCAAAACTATTAGAACTAATGTTATTGGTTCGGGGCTTAGGGTTACACCAGCTATAGATTATGAAGCTATAGGTATGACTGCTGTAGAGGCTGACAAATTTCGCAAGAATATAGAAAGAGAGTTTAATCTCTGGGCTGATACACCAGCGTGTGATTATCAGCGTATGAACAATTTTTACGAACTACAGCAATTAGCGTTTATATCTTGGCTCATGAGTGGTGAAGTATTTGTATTACTTCCAGAGAAGGCAAGACCTAATATGCCTTATGATTTGAGAGTCATGGTGATAGAAGCAGATAGGATATCTACTCCACCAACTAAAGCTATGAAAGATAGAATTGTAAATGGAGTAGAGACTGATCGGTCGGGTGAAGTTGTAGCGTATCATATATCCAACAAGCACCCAGGAGATGATAATTATAGTAAATCTCCAAAATGGAAAAGAGTATTGAAATATGGC contains:
- a CDS encoding DUF6148 family protein is translated as MNLQTAQRMLDKWIEAEEKVMSGQSYSMGSRSLTHANLNEIGNRIKFYQREVGKLKNRGRSRVRYVVPK